From a region of the Oryza sativa Japonica Group chromosome 6, ASM3414082v1 genome:
- the LOC136356997 gene encoding uncharacterized protein → MATQTQLLQAIANNQGNYGGSSFGEFMRTKPPTFATAEEPMDAEDWLRIIEKKITLVRVREADKVIFAANQLDGPAGDRWDTYKEAREEDAGEPNWEEFTTAFLDNFVPAAVMRMKKNEFRRLWQGNTTVQEYLNRFTQLARYATRDLADEEEKIDKFIKGLNDELRGPMIRQDHDSFQSLINKVVRLENDRKVVEHNRKRRLTMNRPPQTAPQRPKGTTSSAWRPTVVTTSRPTASSNFHRPVTIQNRAPAPNQATTGSVRPESCFNCGEYGHFANKCPHPNKTPIRTGANATAIHGTATPAAGRDLFRTPQTNRTATGFGRGQVNHVRAEEA, encoded by the coding sequence ATGGCCACTCAAACCCAACTTCTGCAAGCCATTGCGAATAACCAAGGCAACTACGGCGGATCGAGCTTTGGAGAGTTTATGAGGACCAAGCCACCCACATTCGCCACAGCTGAAGAACCTATGGATGCTGAAGATTGGTTAAGGATCATTGAGAAGAAGATAACTCTTGTTCGAGTACGTGAGGCCGATAAAGTGATCTTTGCGGCAAATCAATTGGACGGACCAGCCGGAGACCGGTGGGACACATACAAAGAAGCCCGAGAAGAAGATGCTGGAGAACCAAACTGGGAGGAATTCACCACAGCCTTCCTTGACAACTTCGTGCCTGCCGCGGTGATGCGGATGAAGAAGAATGAGTTCAGGAGACTATGGCAAGGGAATACCACAGTACAAGAGTACCTGAACCGTTTCACTCAGCTGGCGCGCTACGCGACTAGAGATcttgccgacgaggaggaaaagaTCGATAAATTCATTAAAGGCTTGAATGACGAGTTGCGCGGGCCCATGATTCGACAAGACCACGATAGTTTCCAGAGTTTAATCAATAAGGTCGTTAGGCTGGAAAACGACCGGAAGGTCGTGGAGCACAATCGTAAAAGGAGGCTTACCATGAACCGCCCGCCTCAGACCGCACCCCAGCGTCCTAAAGGGACAACCTCCTCGGCATGGAGACCAACAGTGGTGACAACCAGTCGACCTACCGCCTCCAGCAATTTCCACAGGCCGGTTACCATTCAGAACCGAGCTCCTGCACCAAATCAGGCCACCACTGGATCAGTAAGGCCGGAAagctgtttcaactgtggagagtaCGGGCATTTCGCCAACAAATGCCCCCATCCAAACAAGACACCTATTCGCACCGGAGCTAATGCAACGGCTATTCACGGGACTGCTACCCCTGCTGCTGGACGAGATCTATTCAGGACTCCGCAGACTAACAGGACCGCTACCGGATTTGGACGCGGGCAAGTGAACCACGTTCGAGCTGAAGAGGCCTAG
- the LOC112939433 gene encoding uncharacterized protein, producing MAIPTDPSSTYHCRPITHGYAKVEIELVERTYKDLELDIPGGDGEKKLGDTAHAIILWCKKYIVFPGQERPPAPPSPPQAQSPPPSPPRQSPPAPSPAPPPPPRAPAAKSAPPGPRATTPPRAPAAKSTPSRSRPYEPAPSRPKKKARSDEPRLPALKKRAYDLTPEELDEAVRAEVREQLKPRSPEKKIPIAPEVQDHFIKMAEPGKPVGVSDYDRTLRKALKAKPSAVKCGKEVPQLGQQPRQEVEPLVVEPAQLEICNFLKDTGLGMEQLLEDAPIETAPVMYTFKLGEPLVTPDKVRELPTQMYRFHQWYMDKSAMGREMFGARVRNSDYYQGEDVIWIRYKEVFDLYHLKALDISILSTWTL from the coding sequence atggccatacCCACGGACCCTTCGAGTACATACCATTGCAGGCCCATTACACATGGATATGCGAAGGTCGAGATAGAGCTGGTGGAACGAACCTACAAGGATCTCGAGCTTGACATCCCCGGAGGAGACGGGGAGAAGAAACTTGGAGACACAGCCCACGCCATCATACTCTGGTGTAAGAAGTACATCGTGTTTCCCGGGCAAGAACGGCCGCccgctcctccttccccgccgcaaGCACAGTCTCCTCCGCCATCACCGCCTCGTCAGTCTCCTCCGGCTCCATCccctgcaccaccacctcctccgcgtgCACCAGCTGCCAAGTCTGCACCGCCAGGCCCGCGGGCAACTACTCCTCCGCGTGCACCTGCTGCCAAGTCTACACCGTCAAGGTCCCGCCCATATGAACCTGCACCATCAAGGCCGAAGAAGAAAGCCAGATCTGACGAGCCACGGCTCCCCGCTCTCAAGAAAAGGGCGTACGACTTGACTCCGGAGGAGCTCGATGAAGCCGTTAGAGCGGAAGTTAGGGAGCAGTTGAAGCCACGTAGTCCGGAAAAGAAGATCCCTATAGCCCCGGAGGTTCAGGATCACTTTATTAAGATGGCCGAACCGGGCAAACCGGTTGGAGTTTCTGACTATGATCGAACATTGAGGAAGGCTCTTAAAGCCAAGCCTTCAGCAGTGAAGTGCGGAAAGGAAGTCCCTCAGCTGGGGCAACAGCCACGACAAGAGGTTGAACCGTTAGTCGTAGAACCGGCACAACTAGAGATATGCAACTTCCTGAAAGATACGGGACTGGGTATGGAGCAGTTGCTAGAGGACGCACCTATCGAAACGGCTCCGGTCATGTACACGTTTAAACTCGGTGAACCGCTAGTCACGCCTGATAAGGTCAGAGAGCTACCTACACAGATGTACCGGTTCCATCAATGGTACATGGACAAATCAGCGatgggtagagagatgttcggagctAGGGTGCGAAACTCAGATTATTACCAAGGAGAAGATGTTATTTGGATCCGCTACAAAGAAGTCTTCGACTTATACCACCTGAAAGCCCTCGACATCTCTATTCTCAGCACGTGGACTTTGTAA
- the LOC112939432 gene encoding uncharacterized protein codes for MCIYNLPPWLCMKRKYIMMPIIIQGPKQPGNNIDMYLKPMVEDLKVLWRKEGIPVWDEDKQEQFNLRAFLFVTINDWPALSNLSGQSNKGYNACTHCLDETESTYLKHCRKVVYMGHRRFLAANHPVRKKGKHFEQKADHRTKPKHRNGKAVFEMVKDLKVVFGKGPGSQPIESEDGHAAMWKKNSIFWELPYWEVLDVRHAIDVMHLTKNLCVNLLGFIGVYGKSKDTLEACNDLKHMEQREGLYPEPNEKGSHYLSPASYTLSKEEESMFQCLESIKVPSGYSSNVKRIISTKDKKFTNLKSHDCHVLMTQLLPVIIRGILSDNVRATITKLCAFMNAISQKVIDPESLAALQHDVVQCLVSFELIFPPSFFNIMTHLLCYLVKEIGILGPVYLHNMFPFERYMGVLKKYVRNRSRPEASIAKGYGTEEVIEFCVDFIEDLEPIGVSESIHEGRLRGKGTLGRRAIMTVDNDLFRKAHFTVLQQSSLVAPYIDEHLVIVRSKNSGKSDAWITRHHIDTFPAWLREHLLGNETIDRQLAFLARGPSGSVTTFQGYEINGYTFYTRAQDKKSTNQNSGVRIDAIGHDGPTSTYYGVIDNIWELEYGPLKVPLFRCQWVRLTGGGVTIDDSGMTTVDLNKVGYSDEPFVLANDVTQVFYVKDMDSKPKKGKGPDEPRRYVVLPGKRKIVRVEDKTDENYDLFEGQPPFAVTVDPSIILSKEDTPYSRNDHSEGTIVRRKYVRKTVT; via the coding sequence ATGTGCATCTACAATCTTCCCCCTTGGCTATGTATGAAGCGGAAGTACatcatgatgccgattattattcaaggcccgaAGCAACCTGGTAACAACATTGATATGTACCTAAAACCAATGGTTGAAGATCTGAAAGTGCTGTGGAGGAAAGAGGGCATccccgtgtgggatgaggacaagCAGGAGcaatttaacctacgagcgttcctattcgttacaattaacgattggcctgcacttagtaACCTATCCGGACAATCAAACAAGGGGTACAACGCTTGCACTCACTGTTTGGATGAAACTGAAAGTACTTATCTGAAGCATtgcaggaaggttgtgtacatgggccatcgtcgattccttgctgcaaaccaccctGTACGGAaaaaaggcaagcacttcgaacagaAGGCAGACCATCGTactaagcctaaacatcgcaacggGAAAGCAGTATTCGAAATGGTGAAGGATCTGAAAGTAGtatttggaaaggggcctggcagccaacctatagagagcgaagatggtcacgcggcgatgtggaagaaAAACTCTATTTTTTGGGAGCTACCCTATTGGGAGGTCTTGGACGttcgccacgcaatcgacgtgatgcacctcactaagaacctttgcgtaaacctgctGGGCTTCATAGGTGTATATGGGAAGTCCAAAGATACACTTGAAGCATGCAATGATctcaagcatatggaacaacgcgaggGCCTTTATCCGGAACCGAacgagaaaggaagccattacttaaGTCCGGCGAGCTACACCCTAAGCAAGGAAGAGGAGAGTATGTTTCAATGCctagagagcatcaaggtaccgtccGGATACTCCTCGAATGTAAagagaataataagcacgaaggataagaagttcacaaacctaaagtctcatgactgtcacgtgctTATGACACAGCTGCTTCCTGTAATAATTCGTGGTATCCTTTCTGATAATGtgcgggcaacaataacaaagctttgtgctttcatgaacgcaatttcacaGAAAGTCATCGATCCAGAAAGTTTAGCCGCCCTTCAGCATGACGTGGTGCAAtgccttgtcagctttgagttgatcttTCCACCATCAttcttcaatataatgacgcatcttcTGTGCTACCTTGtaaaagagatcggtattctcggtcctgtgtacctacacaacatgtttcctttcgagaggtacatgggcgttctaaaGAAGTACGTTCGTAACCGTTCTCGTCCGGAAGCAAGCATCGcgaaggggtatggaacagaggaggtcattgagtTCTGCGTAGATTTTATTGAAGACCTCGAGCCAATCGGGGTATCCGAATCAATCCATGaggggagactacggggaaagggcaCACTTGGAAGGAGAGCAATTATGACTGTAGACAAcgatttattccgtaaagcacATTTCACGGTTTTGCAACAATCTTCGTTGGTTGCTCCTTACATCGATGAGCACCTTGTGATTGTTCGCTCAAAAAACAGTGGCAAGTCCGATGCCTGGATTACACGCCATcatattgatactttccccgcttGGCTGCGAGAACACCTcctgggtaacgagacgattgaCCGACAACTAGCCTTCTTGGCTAGGGGACCCTCCGGCTCGGTAACTACATTCCAAGGTTATGAAATCAATGGATACACTTTTTACACAAGAGCCCAAGACAaaaagagcacgaaccagaacagtggtgttcgtatcgatgccataggACATGATGGTCCAACTAGCACGTATTACGGTGTCATCGACAACATTTGGGAACTAGAGTATGGACCCCTGAAGGTCCCTCTGtttcggtgccaatgggttaggctgactggtggaggcgtaacgattgatgacagcgggatgacaacggttgacctaaACAAGGTAGGATACTCAGATGAACCATTCGTTCtagccaatgatgtaacgcaagttttttacgtgaaggacatggaTAGCAAACCAAAGAAGGGGAAAGGGCCCGATGAGCCAAGACGCTATGTTGTTCTCCCAGGCAAGAGGAAAATCGTTCGAGTCGAGGATAAGACTGACGAAAATTACGATCTATTTGAGGGGCAACCACCATTTGCAGTGACGGTTGACCCGAGCATCATACTATCAAAGGAGGACACGCCATACTCACGCAACGATCATAgcgaaggaacaatagtgaggagaaagtacgtgagGAAGACAGTGACCTAG